In the genome of Coraliomargarita algicola, one region contains:
- a CDS encoding transglutaminase family protein: MRFRVSHTTEYKYAVPASESFAELRVWPQTNDSQRIIERRLDITPATKVDHYVDYFGNHVEFFTIPHRHNSLTVTSETEVETFAVEPPAAALEISVGEVRQIFNSMRYQLFEFLEPSFHVPLNQHRRIRKQFFKQADSYGDSLRTLYSWIFENFKYQSGSTDISTPIADVVKQRRGVCQDFAHLMLAILRSNGIPARYVSGYIEAYDPEKTDASLIGAAASHAWVEVYLPGGTWWGLDPTNNQAVGERHIEVAVGRDYRDVAPMRGTYKGATDQRLNVIVSLERTNKAHEITNPA; the protein is encoded by the coding sequence ATGCGCTTCCGAGTCTCCCATACCACCGAATATAAATACGCAGTGCCGGCTTCCGAGTCGTTTGCTGAGTTACGGGTGTGGCCGCAAACCAACGATTCGCAGCGTATCATCGAACGACGTCTGGACATCACGCCTGCCACGAAAGTGGATCATTATGTGGATTACTTTGGCAATCATGTTGAATTTTTCACGATCCCGCATCGGCACAACTCTTTGACGGTTACTTCCGAAACTGAGGTTGAGACCTTTGCCGTAGAGCCGCCGGCAGCGGCGCTGGAGATTTCTGTCGGGGAGGTGCGGCAGATTTTCAACAGTATGCGTTATCAATTGTTCGAATTTTTGGAGCCGAGTTTTCATGTGCCGCTCAATCAGCACCGGCGCATTCGTAAGCAGTTTTTCAAGCAAGCGGACTCGTATGGAGATTCCCTGCGCACACTTTACAGCTGGATCTTTGAGAATTTTAAATATCAGTCGGGCTCGACGGATATCTCCACGCCCATTGCGGACGTGGTCAAGCAGCGGCGCGGGGTGTGTCAGGACTTTGCTCATTTGATGCTGGCGATTCTACGTAGCAATGGAATCCCCGCACGTTATGTGAGCGGCTATATCGAAGCCTACGATCCTGAGAAGACCGATGCCTCGCTGATCGGTGCGGCGGCCAGTCACGCTTGGGTGGAAGTCTATCTGCCCGGGGGCACCTGGTGGGGGCTCGATCCGACGAATAACCAAGCCGTCGGCGAACGGCACATCGAAGTCGCCGTGGGGCGGGACTACCGCGATGTGGCCCCCATGCGTGGCACGTATAAAGGTGCCACCGATCAACGACTGAACGTCATCGTCTCTCTCGAACGAACCAATAAAGCGCATGAAATTACGAATCCAGCATAG
- a CDS encoding circularly permuted type 2 ATP-grasp protein produces MRNIDETSSKLDPFRDFHGEASSAAFDCHGIARKPYSPIVDVIRSCSKSDLGQRQKRLNHAVEELGLQFSDVTSSRSSANPWRLDLFPLSLSATEWQRISSGVVQRALAFNAYAQDLYSEQNILRERVIPHDLALRDPAFLRQLSGIEVPYGEYSQFGAFDLVDAGEGDWRVVEHHMGAPFGLSHVLQNRRILSQVFPELYERVDVAPVAGFSTYLLEMLRAQSSRANPHILLLTSGQPGQAYFEEAFIARHMGISIAQPSDLLVRESCVFLKTIRGLEPVDVIYRRVESAALDPIAVPNANAFGLPGLINAWRQGNVAIVNAPGSGVADNRALLRYSDRIIRQYRHESPILRSVETFHLSDVDQRDYVAEHAAQLVLKPMQDHDMLWQICGGRPGQSMASMERLAKRHPEYFVAQSIPDPAMLPQFKDGEFTAKGGYLRVYYILGKEPIVLPGGMVRQKVTGHRTRRLTIATDGLKDVWVPDSVVKDSAPKRLPTAMGERFSISSRIAESLYWAGRYLERAENTSRQFHTLERLRWDQMAHAEQRTYWPLLQAVAAATGQSDVTKRKRPPRDTLPFSKSLLLDANKGASVRACIGHARNCLEKVREVISPECREVLEDITLYLNVEAKRVVTRARLTELCEHIVSELARFNGTAERTMPHDDTWQFLRIGIFFERAVGALAVLKVAMPRLIEAYHEVDEESADLTALLRLLGSLDAYRREFRSRAYVDRICSLILQGKHVPSSVNFCLRNLDYAISTLSHGEDRALGGDLRQQIRVLLEVLAHFPLAQSPMGEVDWLDAGEVQPKSMHHTADFVGEAFSGLAEQVEALHGRLEDIFFSHQDVFAREPTLFAMD; encoded by the coding sequence TGGAGGAGTTGGGCTTGCAGTTCTCGGATGTGACCTCCAGTCGCTCCAGTGCGAATCCTTGGCGTTTGGACTTGTTTCCGCTTTCGTTGAGTGCGACGGAGTGGCAGCGTATTTCATCGGGGGTGGTGCAGCGTGCGCTGGCTTTTAATGCCTATGCGCAAGACCTTTATTCGGAGCAAAATATTTTGCGTGAGCGTGTGATACCGCACGATTTGGCGCTACGTGATCCGGCTTTTTTGCGTCAACTAAGTGGGATTGAGGTGCCTTACGGCGAATACTCTCAGTTCGGTGCCTTCGATCTGGTAGATGCGGGCGAGGGCGATTGGCGGGTGGTTGAACATCATATGGGGGCGCCCTTTGGTTTGTCGCATGTGCTGCAAAACCGGCGTATTCTCTCGCAGGTCTTTCCTGAGCTGTATGAACGTGTGGATGTGGCCCCGGTCGCGGGCTTTAGCACCTATTTGCTGGAAATGTTGCGCGCGCAGTCGAGTCGGGCGAATCCGCATATTCTTTTGTTGACCAGTGGTCAGCCGGGGCAGGCCTACTTCGAAGAGGCATTTATCGCGCGTCATATGGGGATTTCTATTGCGCAGCCCAGTGACCTTTTGGTGCGCGAGAGTTGCGTCTTTCTGAAGACGATCCGTGGCTTGGAGCCTGTGGATGTGATTTATCGTCGCGTCGAAAGTGCGGCGCTGGACCCGATTGCGGTGCCGAATGCAAATGCTTTTGGCTTGCCGGGGCTGATTAATGCGTGGCGACAGGGAAATGTCGCGATCGTCAATGCGCCTGGTTCTGGAGTGGCCGATAACCGTGCTTTGCTACGATACAGCGACCGTATCATTCGGCAGTATCGTCATGAGAGCCCCATTCTTCGCTCGGTGGAAACTTTTCACCTTAGTGATGTGGATCAGCGGGATTACGTGGCGGAGCATGCGGCGCAGTTGGTGCTCAAGCCCATGCAGGACCATGATATGCTTTGGCAGATTTGCGGTGGGCGACCGGGGCAATCCATGGCATCGATGGAGCGGCTGGCCAAGCGTCATCCGGAGTATTTCGTGGCGCAGTCGATCCCGGATCCGGCCATGTTACCACAGTTTAAGGATGGCGAGTTCACCGCGAAAGGGGGCTACTTGCGGGTCTATTATATTTTAGGTAAGGAGCCGATTGTGTTGCCGGGTGGAATGGTGCGGCAAAAAGTGACAGGGCATCGCACTCGCCGTTTAACCATTGCGACCGACGGGCTCAAGGATGTCTGGGTGCCGGATAGTGTGGTCAAAGATTCTGCCCCTAAGCGCCTGCCGACCGCGATGGGCGAGCGCTTTTCGATCAGCAGTCGTATCGCGGAGTCGCTCTACTGGGCGGGGCGCTATTTGGAGCGTGCGGAGAATACATCGCGTCAATTCCACACTTTAGAACGTTTGCGCTGGGATCAAATGGCGCATGCCGAGCAGCGCACATACTGGCCTTTATTGCAAGCCGTGGCCGCGGCCACGGGGCAGAGCGATGTCACCAAGCGGAAACGTCCGCCGCGTGATACCTTGCCATTTTCCAAGAGTCTTTTGTTGGATGCCAATAAGGGGGCTTCGGTGCGCGCCTGTATCGGTCATGCGCGCAACTGTTTGGAGAAGGTTCGCGAAGTGATCAGTCCGGAATGTCGTGAGGTCTTGGAAGATATTACGCTGTATCTGAATGTGGAAGCGAAGCGAGTGGTGACCCGGGCGCGTTTGACCGAGCTGTGCGAGCATATCGTAAGTGAACTGGCACGTTTTAATGGCACGGCGGAACGCACCATGCCGCACGATGACACCTGGCAGTTTTTGCGGATTGGCATTTTCTTCGAACGTGCAGTGGGGGCCTTAGCGGTTTTGAAAGTCGCGATGCCGCGCTTGATTGAAGCCTATCATGAAGTGGACGAAGAGAGTGCCGACTTGACTGCCTTGCTGCGCTTGCTGGGCTCTTTGGACGCGTATCGCAGAGAGTTTCGTTCACGTGCCTATGTGGATCGTATTTGCAGTTTGATCTTACAGGGGAAGCACGTGCCCAGTTCGGTGAATTTCTGCCTGCGCAATCTGGACTATGCGATTAGTACGCTTTCCCATGGCGAAGATCGTGCCTTGGGTGGGGACTTGCGTCAGCAGATCCGGGTATTGCTCGAAGTTCTGGCTCATTTTCCGTTGGCGCAAAGCCCGATGGGAGAGGTCGACTGGTTGGATGCCGGTGAGGTACAGCCTAAGTCAATGCATCATACTGCGGATTTTGTAGGCGAGGCTTTCTCCGGGCTGGCCGAACAGGTGGAAGCTTTGCATGGGCGACTCGAAGACATCTTTTTCAGCCATCAGGATGTTTTTGCGCGTGAGCCCACGCTCTTTGCTATGGATTAG